Part of the Synergistaceae bacterium genome is shown below.
TATCGTTCTATAAGGGCGGCAACGGCGAGAAATCTATTATGCGAGCTCTTGTCAGCGAAATTGACTATTACAATGCTTTAATCGAACTCGGCGCAACCCCCGGAAATAACATCAAGCCAGAAGACATGAAAGCAAAATCAAGCGCAGAAGGTAAATCAACAGAAGGCAGCAAATTAACAGTTTTTCTCACGTGGGAAGGCTCAAACGGTGAAATCCCTCTTGATGACGCAATAGAGACTCATACTCCCGACGGCAAAACAAGAGCTTTAGACTTGAGATTCACGGGAAATTTAGAATTTGCGCAAAGGAGTCATCCGGGCTGCTTTATATGCCTTGACTCGTGTGCAGCAGGAATAAGCACAAATGCAGCTTGGCCGACCGGAGCAATGAATAATAAAGAAGTCAGCTTCAAGGGAAATTCAAAAGTTTTACCCCCCGACGGAACAAGAGTAAATGTCATTGTGAGGCTCGTAAAATAAATGCTTGCCCGCTTGTATAATTCTTTCGTGCTTGGTCTATTAATCAGCGTAATATTGTCACAAAATGAGTGGCTCGAAATGCGCATAAATATCGGCTGGGTATTCTTTGCGCTTGTTATCGTGTTATTCTTGATTATGAGCGTGCTAAAAATTTTTTCGTCCTTCACAGCTTCATTAGTCAGCGTAATAATTTCTTGTGCTGGAATCTGGTATTTAACCGGCTCTGAAGGCGTGAAAATAATTCCTGCTTCGATAATCCGTGAAGGCATAATGCAGCGTAATATATCATTTGAGGCGATTAATTATGCGTTAATTGCTGTAATAATTGCGGGATTAGTTCTGACATTTTTATTTAGGCATGAACATTAAAAAATTTTTATTCCGTGTGGCCGTGAAAATGGATATGTTTTTTGCGGCCGGTAAAATTTTAAGGCGTTCAACAGGGAAATCTCGAATCGTTTTTTTTCCGGGGTGCAGCTTGTCGGGTTATAATCCTGATTATGTTTTCATGACGCGTGATTATTTGCGTAAAAATTTGGGTAATTGCGGAATATTGACGGCCTGTTGTGCGAAACCTTTAAAGCTGATAGGAGACTCGAAAACTTTTACGCGCCGAATCGAAAGTGTTAAACATGAGCTAGACACTATGAACGCTGAAATAATTATTACAGCCTGCCAGAATTGCTATAATATTTTGCGTAAATATGACACAAAGCGAAAAATTTTATCGTTATGGCCGTTAATGCAGAGATTCGGACTTGATGAAAAATTACATAATAAATTTTCAGGTCTTGAGGCAAGTATACAGGACTCGTGCGTCAGTACTCCTGAAATTAGAAAAAGTGTGCGCGAGATATTAAATTTTCTGGGCGTTAATGTCCGTGAGTTTGCAAAAATTAAGTGCTGCGGAGGAAATCAGACTCTAACGTCATGTGATTCGCGTTATGGCCGTGAGTGCATGAGAAAACGTGCAAATGAGTCGCCTTGTAATGTGATAATATCTTATTGTGCGTCGTGCAGGTCTTCTATGAGCATTGACGGAACACACAAGAGCATTTATTTACTTGATTTAATTTTCGGGAACGGTGAGTCATCGGATGTAAAATCTAATTTCTTGAATCGCTTTATTACAGCAAATAAAGTAAAGGAGTAAAAAATTTTATGGAAACGTATTATAACCCTGAAGATTTAGAAAAATTTGCAACAATGGGAGAATTTGCGCCGGACTTATGGGAAAAATTTATGTCATATTACGGTGCAGTCTTTGAGTCGGGAGCACTCACAAAACGCGAGAAAGCATTAATTGCCTTAGCCGTAGCTCATGCCGTGCAGTGTCCTTATTGTATTGACGCTTACACACAAAGCTGCTTAGAAAACGGAGTCAACGAAGAACAAATGACCGAAGCAATTCACGTAGCCTGCGCATTAAGGGGAGGAGCGTCCCTCGTTCACGGCGTGCAGATGAAAAATATCGCGAAGAGGTTATCAATGTGAGCGAAATAAAAAATTTTGAGTCAATGATTGATAATCCCGCGCTGAAATTTACGGCCGGGAAATTAAGAGTCCTTCAAGTCAATATCGGGAGCTTATGTAATCTCGCCTGCAAGCACTGTCATGTAAACGCAGGATCTAACAGAACTGAAATAATGACTCGCGAAACAATGCAGCATATTTTAAGAGTGCTAAATAATTTCGAGACTCTCGACATTACCGGCGGTGCTCCTGAAATGAATCCAGATTTTAAATATTTAGTCGATGAAGCTGCTAAAACGGGGATTCATGTTATTGTAAGAAGTAATTTAGTCATTCTCACTCAAAAAGGTTATGAAGATCTTCCGAAATTTTTTGCTGACAGAAATATCGAAATCGCTGCATCATTGCCATATTACTCCGAAAATGACTGCGACAGACAAAGGGGCGCGGGAACGTTCAAAGCCGCAATTACAGCACTGAAAAATTTAAATTCTCTCGGTTACGGCATAAATGAAAATTTACCGCTTGACTTAGTCTATAATCCTGGAGGAGCTTTCCTGCCCCCTGATCAAAGCGAATTAGAGAATGAATACAGACTCCATTTGCGAAAAAATTACGGGGTCGAATTTACCCATTTATTTGCGATAACTAATAATCCGATCGGGCGGTTCGGCGATTTCTTGAGGCGCACTAACAATTTTGACAGGTACATGAAGAGACTTTATGACGCGTTCAACCCTTCAGCACTTGAAAATATGATGTGCAGATTTCAACTTTCTGTAGGCTGGGACGGAAAATTATACGACTGCGATTTTAATCAGCCATTAGGACTCACAATTAACGGCCCGCAAAATATCAGCGAGCTAAACGAGATTCACAGCAGAGAAATAAAATTTGCTAACCATTGTTACGCCTGCACAGCTGGGAGCGGGTCAAGCTGCGGAGGTACAACGGCATAAATGAAAGTCTCAATAATAGTCCCTGTCCTTAACGAGTCAGAAAGAATCGGGAAATTAATTAGTTCGCTCATGAATCTTAACGGCAGCAAAGAAATTATCATATCCGACGGAGGCAGCACAGACGGAACACTTTATAAGCTCGAAAAATTTTGCGACATAACAATTATAAATGCTCCTTCAGGCCGTGCAGCTCAAATGAACGCGGGCGCAGATAAATCAACGGGAGATATTTTATTTTTTCTTCACGCTGACTCTGTTGTATCGCCTTCCTGCATTCAAGATATAATCAACGCGGTTAAAAACGGTTTTGACGGGGGATTCTTCAAATTATATTTCTATGATGCTGATGATAAATTTATGAACTTTATCGCAAGGACTTCACACACGAGAGCAAAAAATTTCAGTTTGATATTTGGGGATCAGGGGCTATTTTTGAGGCGTGATATTTTCATGAGTCTGGGAGGTTTTGCAAAAGTTGATTTAATGGAGGATTGGGAGATTTCGCGGAGACTCAGAAAATTTAAAATTTGTGCGCTTGATAGTTTAATCGGGACTTCTGCGAGACGTTATATCGAAAACGGGCGGTTTAAAACGTGGCTGAAGATGAATATAATCAAGACTCTTTACATAATGGGAGTATCAACTAAAATTTTGAGGCGCATTTATGACGGCAGATAACGCAATAATAATTTTTTCGCGTCTACCAATCGGCCAAGAGACAAAAACGAGGCTAGCACCGATTTTCAACGAGACTCAGCGCGAAAGACTGCATTTAGCTATGTGGCAGGACATTTTTTCGGAGCTTGTAAAGTTGCGTGATACAGATATTTTTTTGTACTGGACGGGCAGCGGCGATATAAAAAATTATCTGCAATTTATTCCGGCAAAATTTTATCTCAGACATCAGGAAGGCTGCAATCTCGGCGAAAAAATGAAGAATGCCATACACGAAATTTTTAGCGGGTCTTATAAGCGCGCATTAATTATCGGTGCTGATATTCCTTCAATGAGAGCTGCAAATCTTGAACGCGCTTTTAACGTGCTGAATAATAG
Proteins encoded:
- a CDS encoding (Fe-S)-binding protein, which codes for MDMFFAAGKILRRSTGKSRIVFFPGCSLSGYNPDYVFMTRDYLRKNLGNCGILTACCAKPLKLIGDSKTFTRRIESVKHELDTMNAEIIITACQNCYNILRKYDTKRKILSLWPLMQRFGLDEKLHNKFSGLEASIQDSCVSTPEIRKSVREILNFLGVNVREFAKIKCCGGNQTLTSCDSRYGRECMRKRANESPCNVIISYCASCRSSMSIDGTHKSIYLLDLIFGNGESSDVKSNFLNRFITANKVKE
- a CDS encoding carboxymuconolactone decarboxylase family protein, which encodes METYYNPEDLEKFATMGEFAPDLWEKFMSYYGAVFESGALTKREKALIALAVAHAVQCPYCIDAYTQSCLENGVNEEQMTEAIHVACALRGGASLVHGVQMKNIAKRLSM
- the arsS gene encoding arsenosugar biosynthesis radical SAM protein ArsS (Some members of this family are selenoproteins.), with protein sequence MIDNPALKFTAGKLRVLQVNIGSLCNLACKHCHVNAGSNRTEIMTRETMQHILRVLNNFETLDITGGAPEMNPDFKYLVDEAAKTGIHVIVRSNLVILTQKGYEDLPKFFADRNIEIAASLPYYSENDCDRQRGAGTFKAAITALKNLNSLGYGINENLPLDLVYNPGGAFLPPDQSELENEYRLHLRKNYGVEFTHLFAITNNPIGRFGDFLRRTNNFDRYMKRLYDAFNPSALENMMCRFQLSVGWDGKLYDCDFNQPLGLTINGPQNISELNEIHSREIKFANHCYACTAGSGSSCGGTTA
- a CDS encoding TIGR04283 family arsenosugar biosynthesis glycosyltransferase, translating into MKVSIIVPVLNESERIGKLISSLMNLNGSKEIIISDGGSTDGTLYKLEKFCDITIINAPSGRAAQMNAGADKSTGDILFFLHADSVVSPSCIQDIINAVKNGFDGGFFKLYFYDADDKFMNFIARTSHTRAKNFSLIFGDQGLFLRRDIFMSLGGFAKVDLMEDWEISRRLRKFKICALDSLIGTSARRYIENGRFKTWLKMNIIKTLYIMGVSTKILRRIYDGR
- a CDS encoding TIGR04282 family arsenosugar biosynthesis glycosyltransferase; this translates as MTADNAIIIFSRLPIGQETKTRLAPIFNETQRERLHLAMWQDIFSELVKLRDTDIFLYWTGSGDIKNYLQFIPAKFYLRHQEGCNLGEKMKNAIHEIFSGSYKRALIIGADIPSMRAANLERAFNVLNNSDVVIGPSEDGGYWLIGMKKFIPDAFNIATWGNSSVLESTIKSLKNAGISYNFADILNDLDTPDDIKNFHDEDRLTYKFIML